From a region of the Balaenoptera acutorostrata chromosome 14, mBalAcu1.1, whole genome shotgun sequence genome:
- the PLN gene encoding cardiac phospholamban, whose amino-acid sequence MDKVQYLTRSAIRRASTIEMPQHARQNLQNLFVNFCLILICLLLICIIVMLL is encoded by the coding sequence ATGGATAAAGTCCAATACCTCACTCGCTCTGCTATAAGAAGAGCTTCAACCATTGAAATGCCTCAACACGCACGTCAAAATCTCCAGAACCTATTTGTCAATTTCTGTCTCATCTTAATATGTCTCTTGCTGATTTGCATCATCGTGATGCTTCTCTGA